Proteins encoded together in one Ferroglobus placidus DSM 10642 window:
- the truD gene encoding tRNA pseudouridine(13) synthase TruD, whose translation MIEERVGIEEYITKTPGIGGRIKESAEDFYVEEIIDLEKFEEKEGKNLLIKVRKKNWETLNFARVLSNVLGISQKRVGYSGTKDKNAVSVQYFMIYNADERIAEKLKSVKLKDAEIEVVCFTSKNLELGDLIGNFFRVRVSDAENGERVEKITEELKEKGIPNFFGIQRFGSLRLITHEVGKLIIQRKYEDAFWVYVAKPFEGEREEVRRIREILWNERDAKFGLRELPKYLRYERLLLQKLREGKSELEALLSLPKNLKLMFIHAYQSYLFNRLLSERIREYGNLKEIERDDFVDFVNFRKGYKVYSEDFSILTEFNSPRVSFLKERGYAVLALPLPGYETKLIGWSGEKLKEILEEEEIDLESFKSEYPEFSSKGSLRVADIPFDFEKFFYSDGVFEFFLPKGCYATVFLREYMKSEQIGSS comes from the coding sequence ATGATAGAAGAGAGAGTTGGAATAGAAGAATACATTACAAAAACTCCGGGAATAGGGGGAAGAATAAAAGAGTCCGCTGAAGACTTTTACGTCGAGGAGATAATAGATCTGGAAAAATTCGAAGAGAAGGAAGGGAAAAATCTTCTGATAAAGGTTAGGAAAAAGAACTGGGAAACTCTGAATTTTGCGAGAGTTCTTTCGAACGTTCTCGGAATAAGTCAGAAAAGAGTCGGTTATTCCGGAACGAAGGATAAGAATGCCGTGAGCGTTCAGTACTTCATGATATACAACGCAGACGAAAGAATTGCTGAAAAGCTCAAAAGCGTGAAGCTAAAGGATGCTGAAATCGAAGTCGTTTGCTTCACGAGCAAGAATTTAGAGCTCGGCGATTTAATAGGAAACTTTTTCAGAGTGAGAGTGAGCGACGCTGAAAACGGGGAGAGAGTTGAGAAGATTACCGAAGAGCTTAAAGAGAAGGGAATTCCGAACTTTTTCGGCATTCAGAGGTTCGGCTCTCTTAGATTGATAACCCACGAGGTAGGTAAGCTGATAATTCAGAGGAAATACGAAGACGCTTTCTGGGTTTACGTGGCAAAGCCCTTCGAAGGGGAGAGGGAAGAGGTTAGGAGGATAAGAGAAATTTTGTGGAACGAGAGAGATGCAAAATTTGGGCTAAGAGAATTGCCGAAGTACTTGAGGTACGAAAGATTGCTTCTCCAGAAGCTGAGAGAGGGAAAAAGCGAGCTCGAAGCTCTTCTCAGCCTGCCGAAAAATCTGAAGCTTATGTTCATCCACGCCTACCAGTCCTACCTCTTCAACAGGCTTCTCTCGGAAAGGATAAGGGAGTACGGAAACCTGAAAGAGATCGAAAGAGACGACTTCGTCGACTTCGTGAACTTCAGAAAGGGCTACAAAGTTTACTCCGAGGACTTCTCAATTCTCACGGAATTCAACTCTCCGAGGGTTTCTTTCCTGAAGGAGCGAGGCTACGCCGTTCTCGCTTTACCCCTTCCCGGCTACGAAACGAAGCTAATTGGCTGGAGTGGGGAAAAGTTGAAGGAGATTCTCGAAGAAGAAGAGATAGACCTTGAGAGCTTCAAATCCGAGTATCCCGAGTTTTCTTCGAAAGGCAGTTTGAGAGTCGCAGACATCCCTTTCGATTTTGAAAAGTTTTTCTATTCTGACGGAGTTTTCGAGTTTTTCCTGCCGAAAGGTTGCTACGCAACCGTCTTCTTAAGAGAATATATGAAATCAGAGCAGATCGGCTCTTCTTAA
- a CDS encoding replication factor C large subunit: MLWVEKYRPKTIKDVVAPSDIIKTVVTWAENWKRGVKQKPLLFAGPPGVGKTSLALALANTYGWEVVELNASDQRNWSVIYRIVGEGAFNETLSDEGDFLSSREGKLKLIVLDEVDNISKKEDFGGESALIKILKRNPPQPMILIANEPYNLSPELRNLVTMVNFRRLTRDQVVKVLERIAKLEGIEIDKKALYAIADNAGGDLRAAINDLQAVAEGRKVVKAEDVIVAKRTQETDVFKVMQKIFKTYYSTVYSEAMLLDESPEDLIYWIDANVPLEYEGEDLYKAQLVLSRADMFLGRVKRRQFYRLWKYASYLMTVGVQQSKSKVKKGFTKYTRPTFWQKLVTFQKKRELRRNILKKLAKYSHMSRRKANTELYDYVRFLLSTLDTDTAAKIAAFYDLNEEELKFLVGDERGEEIYNYMKKHNYHRIEDETFLEGYAAEIKEVELKEEEKEEVEIEEVEEEEKREVEIAEVKEEKKEEEKKETKRKRRKKEKKGKDMSLEEFFS; this comes from the coding sequence ATGCTGTGGGTTGAAAAGTACCGCCCGAAAACGATCAAAGACGTTGTCGCTCCTTCAGATATAATCAAAACTGTCGTAACTTGGGCTGAAAACTGGAAGAGAGGCGTTAAGCAAAAACCTCTTCTTTTCGCCGGTCCTCCGGGAGTTGGAAAAACGTCTCTCGCTTTAGCTTTAGCCAACACTTACGGCTGGGAGGTTGTAGAGCTAAACGCTTCTGATCAGAGAAACTGGAGCGTTATTTACAGAATTGTCGGAGAAGGCGCTTTTAACGAAACGCTGAGCGATGAGGGAGATTTTCTATCCTCGAGGGAGGGAAAGCTCAAGCTCATAGTTCTCGACGAAGTCGACAACATAAGCAAAAAGGAGGATTTTGGAGGAGAGAGTGCACTGATAAAAATTCTGAAGAGAAATCCACCTCAGCCAATGATACTTATAGCGAACGAACCCTACAACCTTTCGCCAGAGTTGAGGAACCTCGTGACGATGGTAAACTTCAGAAGACTGACAAGAGATCAGGTCGTGAAGGTTTTGGAGAGAATAGCGAAGCTTGAGGGAATCGAAATAGATAAGAAAGCTCTTTACGCAATAGCGGACAATGCAGGAGGAGATTTGAGAGCGGCGATAAACGATTTGCAAGCTGTTGCAGAAGGAAGAAAAGTTGTGAAAGCCGAAGACGTTATTGTGGCTAAGAGAACTCAGGAAACTGACGTTTTCAAGGTGATGCAGAAGATATTCAAAACTTACTACTCAACGGTTTATTCGGAAGCGATGCTTCTTGACGAGTCTCCCGAAGACCTAATTTACTGGATCGACGCAAACGTGCCACTCGAATACGAAGGAGAAGACCTCTACAAAGCTCAACTCGTTCTTTCGAGGGCGGACATGTTCCTTGGAAGAGTGAAAAGAAGGCAGTTCTACAGACTTTGGAAGTACGCCAGCTATTTAATGACAGTAGGAGTTCAGCAGTCGAAGAGCAAGGTGAAGAAAGGTTTCACAAAGTACACCCGCCCGACGTTCTGGCAGAAGCTCGTGACGTTCCAGAAGAAGAGGGAGTTGAGGAGAAACATCCTGAAAAAACTCGCCAAGTATTCCCACATGTCGAGGAGAAAAGCGAATACGGAGCTCTACGATTACGTTAGGTTTCTCCTCTCAACCTTGGACACAGATACGGCAGCAAAAATTGCCGCATTCTACGACTTAAACGAGGAAGAGCTTAAGTTCTTGGTTGGCGATGAGAGAGGAGAGGAGATTTACAACTACATGAAGAAGCACAACTACCACAGAATTGAGGACGAGACGTTTCTTGAGGGCTATGCTGCAGAAATAAAGGAAGTTGAACTAAAAGAAGAGGAAAAGGAAGAGGTAGAAATAGAAGAAGTAGAAGAGGAGGAGAAAAGGGAAGTAGAAATAGCGGAGGTTAAAGAGGAGAAGAAGGAAGAAGAGAAAAAAGAGACAAAGAGAAAGAGAAGAAAGAAAGAAAAGAAAGGAAAAGACATGTCCTTAGAGGAATTCTTCTCATGA
- a CDS encoding cupin domain-containing protein yields the protein MKLEAKEWIERGNYRVSKLYEFSKDCFIQLVEIKGKVGDHYHKVQTEVFVIVEGEGKMKIDGEEYEVSCGSVLLCKPGAIHSAEGNMKVLVFKYNYKENDTFWLEK from the coding sequence ATGAAACTTGAAGCTAAGGAATGGATAGAGCGGGGCAATTACAGAGTGTCCAAACTTTACGAATTCAGCAAAGACTGCTTTATCCAGCTGGTGGAAATAAAAGGAAAGGTCGGCGATCACTACCACAAAGTTCAGACGGAAGTTTTCGTCATAGTCGAAGGAGAGGGGAAAATGAAAATCGATGGGGAGGAATACGAAGTTTCTTGTGGAAGCGTTCTGCTCTGCAAGCCGGGAGCGATTCACTCAGCAGAAGGAAACATGAAAGTCTTGGTTTTCAAATATAACTACAAAGAGAACGACACCTTCTGGTTGGAAAAATAA
- the gyrA gene encoding DNA gyrase subunit A: MELVREIAEEIKTSYLDYAMSVIVGRALPDVRDGLKPVQRRILYSMYEMGLFSNRNYRKSARIVGDVLGKYHPHGDAAVYEALVRMAQDFNMRYPLIDGQGNFGSIDGDEPAAMRYTEARLTKIAEEMLKDIDKDTVDFVPNFDNTLKEPSVLPAAFPNLLANGSSGIAVGMATNIPPHNLREICDAIVEYIRNPDVTVRELMKHVKGPDFPTGGIIVGVEGIIKAYETGRGRIILRGKVEFEDNAIIIREVPYTVRKSLIVEKIANLVKEGKLEEVKAVRDESDREGIRVVVELKSGVDKNLVLKKLYLYTPLQITYSIMLLALVNTQPKILTLKDLIAEYVNHRREVVRRRTAYELEKAEERIHVLEGFKIVISNLDEAISLIRSSKSPSEAKEKLINRFSLSEKQADAVLQMRLQKLTSMEIDGILKEYEELDKKIKELKSILSSQEKMDEIIIKELEEIKKNYGDDRRTKIVEKYEEITEVDTIKDEENVLIITKDGYAKRLDESDFRVQRRGGVGTSGISLRDGDYAAYIVKVRSLDRILLFTKDGKAFSINAYEIPKQERSGKGVSLKRFLRIEDEIVGIVPFGKGSVVILTESGYIKKVNIAEFENAKRSGILASPESVAFVKKLDGKEVIIATENGRLVRFKAEEVPEYKRNARGVKAVSLDGDKIAWMDVGSEDLILTLTENGYGKMTKTEEFRLTGRGAKGVTAHKVNEKTGKLVFAEFVKSDKLMVISKDGNVIVVETKQIPVMGRNAVGVAVSKKGIISASFI; the protein is encoded by the coding sequence ATGGAACTGGTTAGGGAGATAGCCGAAGAGATCAAAACGTCTTACCTCGACTATGCGATGAGCGTAATAGTGGGAAGAGCTTTGCCCGATGTAAGAGATGGGTTAAAGCCGGTTCAGAGGAGAATTCTCTACTCGATGTACGAAATGGGACTTTTCAGCAACAGAAATTACAGAAAGTCCGCGAGAATCGTCGGAGACGTGTTAGGAAAGTACCACCCCCACGGAGACGCTGCCGTCTATGAAGCATTGGTCAGAATGGCTCAGGATTTCAACATGCGCTATCCTCTCATCGACGGACAGGGTAACTTCGGAAGCATCGACGGAGATGAGCCGGCAGCGATGCGTTACACCGAGGCAAGGCTGACGAAAATAGCTGAAGAGATGCTGAAGGACATAGATAAAGATACAGTCGATTTCGTTCCGAACTTCGATAACACGCTAAAGGAGCCTTCGGTTTTGCCAGCGGCTTTTCCAAACTTGCTTGCTAACGGATCGAGTGGAATAGCTGTGGGAATGGCTACGAACATTCCGCCCCACAATTTGAGAGAAATTTGCGACGCAATCGTAGAATACATCAGAAATCCCGATGTTACCGTTAGAGAGTTAATGAAGCACGTAAAGGGTCCGGACTTTCCAACTGGAGGAATCATAGTCGGAGTGGAAGGGATAATAAAGGCTTACGAAACCGGAAGAGGAAGAATTATTCTACGAGGCAAAGTTGAGTTTGAGGACAACGCGATAATAATTAGGGAAGTTCCCTACACCGTGAGAAAGTCTTTAATCGTTGAGAAAATTGCAAATCTCGTAAAAGAGGGAAAGCTCGAGGAAGTAAAGGCTGTCAGAGATGAATCTGACAGGGAAGGGATAAGAGTCGTCGTTGAGTTAAAAAGCGGAGTGGATAAAAATCTCGTTCTCAAAAAACTCTACCTCTACACTCCTCTTCAAATAACTTACAGCATCATGCTTTTAGCGTTGGTAAACACTCAGCCTAAGATTTTAACTCTGAAAGACCTCATCGCCGAATACGTCAACCACAGAAGGGAAGTCGTGAGAAGAAGAACTGCTTACGAGCTTGAAAAGGCTGAAGAGAGAATTCACGTTCTTGAAGGTTTCAAAATAGTCATATCTAATCTGGACGAGGCTATATCTCTCATAAGATCTTCAAAATCTCCTTCTGAGGCGAAGGAGAAACTAATCAACAGATTTTCTCTCTCGGAGAAGCAGGCTGATGCTGTCTTGCAGATGAGATTGCAGAAGCTAACTTCTATGGAGATAGATGGAATACTGAAGGAGTACGAAGAGCTCGACAAAAAGATAAAGGAGCTCAAAAGCATACTTTCTTCTCAGGAAAAAATGGACGAGATAATAATTAAGGAACTCGAAGAAATAAAGAAAAACTACGGAGATGACAGAAGGACTAAGATAGTTGAGAAGTACGAGGAGATAACGGAAGTCGACACGATAAAAGACGAGGAAAACGTTCTGATAATCACAAAAGATGGATATGCGAAAAGGCTTGACGAAAGCGACTTCAGAGTTCAAAGGAGGGGAGGGGTGGGAACTTCTGGAATTTCTTTAAGAGACGGAGATTACGCCGCCTACATCGTTAAAGTAAGATCCCTCGACAGAATACTCCTCTTCACGAAAGATGGAAAAGCTTTCTCGATAAACGCCTACGAAATTCCGAAGCAGGAGAGGAGCGGAAAAGGTGTGAGCCTAAAGAGATTTCTGAGAATCGAAGACGAGATAGTTGGAATAGTTCCCTTCGGAAAGGGAAGCGTTGTGATTCTTACGGAAAGCGGGTACATAAAGAAGGTAAACATCGCCGAATTCGAAAATGCGAAGAGATCGGGAATTTTAGCATCTCCAGAGAGCGTTGCCTTCGTTAAAAAGCTTGACGGGAAGGAAGTCATAATTGCCACTGAAAACGGAAGGCTTGTGAGGTTTAAAGCTGAAGAAGTTCCGGAGTACAAGAGAAACGCGAGGGGGGTGAAAGCCGTAAGTCTTGACGGAGACAAAATTGCTTGGATGGATGTAGGAAGCGAAGATTTGATTCTAACGCTGACCGAAAACGGTTACGGAAAGATGACTAAAACTGAAGAGTTCAGGTTAACCGGAAGAGGTGCGAAGGGGGTTACAGCCCACAAGGTAAACGAAAAAACAGGCAAGCTCGTTTTTGCAGAGTTCGTAAAGAGCGACAAGCTCATGGTTATCAGCAAAGACGGAAATGTGATCGTCGTTGAGACTAAGCAGATTCCGGTAATGGGGAGAAACGCTGTCGGCGTTGCAGTTAGCAAAAAAGGAATTATATCCGCAAGCTTCATTTAA
- a CDS encoding MJ0144 family RNA dihydrouridine synthase-like protein encodes MKFKNRLCLSAMAGINNSNFVKKFKVGLAVLGGFNADKKANEAALKSLKRGRREFVFENPLKEIEKELVSALDSYGKIAVNVRASSIDGYVSVAKICEEYDVLLEINAHCRQPEFMEIGAGQSLLFNQEKLLNIVEKCSKYCDVSVKIRGGLNLDYSSLSEKLFSSAFILHVDAMIPGGGADYNLIKEISAFGNVIGNNSVKDINTARKMIESGAKLVSLARAVIKNERIFDELLEDDILSLPIEVI; translated from the coding sequence ATGAAGTTTAAAAATCGCCTCTGCCTTTCAGCGATGGCTGGGATAAACAACTCTAATTTCGTCAAAAAATTCAAAGTCGGTTTGGCAGTTCTCGGTGGATTTAACGCTGATAAAAAAGCGAATGAAGCGGCTCTTAAGTCTTTAAAAAGGGGGAGAAGGGAGTTCGTCTTCGAAAATCCGCTTAAAGAGATAGAGAAAGAATTAGTTTCAGCCCTCGACTCCTATGGAAAAATAGCTGTAAACGTCAGAGCTTCTTCGATCGACGGCTACGTTAGCGTTGCGAAAATTTGCGAAGAATATGATGTCCTTCTCGAAATAAACGCCCACTGCAGACAACCTGAATTTATGGAGATCGGAGCCGGTCAATCTTTGCTATTCAACCAAGAAAAGCTCCTTAACATAGTGGAGAAGTGCTCGAAGTACTGCGATGTCTCCGTTAAAATAAGAGGTGGGCTGAACCTCGATTATTCCTCTCTCTCGGAAAAGCTCTTCTCTTCAGCTTTTATTCTTCACGTTGACGCCATGATTCCTGGAGGTGGTGCGGATTACAATCTAATTAAAGAAATTTCCGCTTTCGGAAACGTAATCGGAAACAATTCGGTGAAAGATATTAATACCGCAAGAAAGATGATTGAGAGTGGAGCAAAACTCGTTTCCCTTGCGAGGGCAGTGATAAAAAATGAAAGAATATTTGACGAGCTTCTTGAGGATGACATTCTTTCATTGCCGATTGAGGTGATCTGA
- the dapF gene encoding diaminopimelate epimerase codes for MEIKFAKMHGNGNDFVIIDEFREEVVKEEEKPKFVRAIAHRNFGIGADGVIFVQKSEVADAKFRYFNSDGSEAEMCGNGIRCFSRYVVEEGYAASPVRVETLAGIYELEVTKNEEGWWVKVDMGTPKFSKDEIPTKEDVWGKEIKIDNRSFEIYAVNTGVPHAVIFVEDFDFDVVRTGRAIRMSELFPEGTNVNFVKREGNKFFVRTYERGVENETLSCGTGSVAVAAVARKLGFADDKVEILTRGGKLFVEFEGEKAYLIGGASRVADGKIRAEELNYEV; via the coding sequence ATGGAAATCAAGTTCGCTAAGATGCACGGAAACGGGAACGACTTCGTTATTATCGACGAATTTCGGGAAGAGGTGGTTAAAGAGGAAGAAAAGCCGAAGTTCGTTAGGGCTATAGCTCACAGAAACTTTGGAATAGGTGCTGACGGAGTTATCTTCGTTCAGAAATCAGAGGTTGCCGATGCTAAGTTCAGGTATTTCAACAGCGACGGAAGCGAAGCGGAGATGTGCGGAAATGGAATAAGGTGTTTTTCGAGGTACGTTGTTGAGGAAGGCTATGCCGCATCGCCGGTAAGAGTTGAAACTCTCGCAGGAATCTACGAGCTGGAAGTTACGAAGAACGAAGAGGGCTGGTGGGTAAAAGTCGACATGGGCACTCCGAAATTCAGCAAAGATGAGATTCCGACGAAGGAGGACGTTTGGGGAAAGGAAATAAAGATCGACAACAGGAGTTTTGAGATTTACGCCGTCAATACCGGCGTTCCTCACGCTGTTATCTTCGTTGAAGACTTTGATTTTGACGTGGTTAGAACTGGCAGAGCTATAAGAATGAGCGAGCTTTTTCCTGAAGGAACGAACGTGAACTTCGTTAAAAGGGAGGGAAATAAATTCTTCGTCAGAACATACGAGAGGGGAGTTGAAAACGAAACGTTAAGCTGCGGAACAGGAAGCGTGGCGGTTGCTGCAGTTGCGAGAAAACTGGGATTCGCTGATGACAAAGTGGAAATTTTAACGAGAGGTGGAAAGCTTTTCGTCGAGTTCGAAGGAGAAAAAGCCTACCTTATCGGAGGAGCATCGAGAGTTGCTGATGGGAAAATTAGAGCTGAGGAGCTAAACTATGAAGTTTAA
- a CDS encoding S8 family peptidase encodes MGHKELAVLLAVILILIAGIAVAAETKNVRVIIKVNEKFDENVISANNGKVLARGKIFPIVVAELPEKAVENLAKAKGVVRIEKDALVKIFKGKPPSPPGKNKDSSAQPSQQIPWGIDRINATEAWNISNGSASGVIEVAIIDTGIDRDHPDLKDNLAWGVSVLNGIISTKPNAYQDKNGHGTHVAGIIAAVDNEIGVVGVAPAVEIYAIKALGNDGSGWISDIILGIEQALLGPDGVLDSDKDGVIAGDPDDDAAEVISMSFGSSSNVLSLHEALIKAYSYGVVLVAASGNEGALTPSYPAAYPEVIAVGATDKNDDVPSWSNRGVELSAPGVDILSTYPDDDYATLSGTSMACPHVSGVVALIQAAYYNKYGTILPVGNFSDANNSTVRGILHITAEDVNKDGYDSVYGYGIVRADLALKEIS; translated from the coding sequence ATGGGACACAAAGAATTAGCGGTTTTACTCGCGGTAATTCTAATACTAATCGCTGGGATTGCCGTTGCAGCCGAAACCAAGAACGTTCGTGTTATAATCAAAGTAAACGAAAAATTTGACGAAAACGTGATTTCAGCAAACAACGGGAAGGTTTTAGCGAGGGGTAAAATTTTTCCGATAGTTGTGGCTGAGCTGCCTGAAAAAGCTGTTGAGAATTTGGCAAAGGCGAAAGGAGTTGTAAGAATTGAAAAAGATGCACTCGTGAAAATCTTTAAAGGAAAACCTCCATCACCTCCGGGGAAAAACAAAGATTCGTCCGCTCAACCTTCTCAGCAAATTCCTTGGGGGATAGATAGAATAAATGCTACCGAAGCTTGGAACATTAGCAACGGTTCAGCCAGTGGAGTTATCGAGGTTGCGATTATCGATACCGGAATTGACAGAGATCATCCAGACCTTAAGGACAATCTCGCCTGGGGAGTTAGCGTGCTCAACGGAATAATATCTACAAAACCGAACGCTTATCAGGACAAAAACGGGCACGGAACGCACGTGGCTGGAATTATTGCTGCCGTCGACAACGAAATCGGTGTTGTCGGTGTTGCTCCTGCCGTGGAAATCTACGCTATAAAAGCTCTCGGAAACGACGGAAGTGGGTGGATTAGCGACATAATTCTTGGAATCGAACAAGCACTTTTAGGACCTGATGGCGTTCTCGACAGTGATAAGGATGGGGTTATCGCTGGAGATCCGGATGATGATGCTGCCGAAGTTATAAGCATGAGCTTTGGCTCTTCGTCTAATGTTCTCTCTTTGCATGAAGCTTTAATCAAAGCTTACAGCTACGGAGTAGTTCTTGTAGCAGCTTCAGGCAATGAAGGAGCTTTAACTCCGAGCTATCCGGCAGCTTATCCTGAAGTAATAGCCGTCGGAGCAACCGATAAAAACGACGACGTTCCAAGCTGGAGCAATAGAGGAGTCGAACTTTCGGCTCCCGGAGTCGATATACTAAGCACGTATCCAGACGACGATTACGCCACGCTCAGCGGGACATCTATGGCTTGCCCCCACGTTAGCGGAGTCGTGGCGCTGATTCAGGCAGCCTATTACAACAAATACGGTACAATTCTTCCGGTAGGTAATTTCAGTGATGCAAACAATTCAACTGTCAGAGGAATTTTGCACATCACGGCAGAAGACGTCAACAAAGATGGATACGATTCTGTTTACGGCTACGGCATCGTGAGAGCGGATTTGGCTTTGAAAGAGATAAGTTAA
- a CDS encoding NDR1/HIN1-like protein, with protein MKAWHVLLILAIFVGIFVVLPTLPELFMGLGIRSNLIKPLSVEVQDITITGVSLKGLHGSLILSVTNPNPFPAQLDSIDFQVYTKDGTLVASGSIPYTNTIPPNSNKNIALNFNIPWTGGGKLILEKLKGFFTEQKTQLKVTGTVYIDLKATKIPIPFSRWVTV; from the coding sequence ATGAAAGCTTGGCATGTATTATTAATATTGGCAATTTTTGTAGGAATTTTTGTGGTGTTACCAACCTTACCGGAACTATTTATGGGTCTCGGAATACGGTCGAACTTGATCAAACCATTATCAGTAGAGGTTCAGGACATAACAATTACTGGAGTTAGTCTTAAAGGTTTACACGGTTCTCTAATACTTTCAGTAACGAATCCAAATCCATTTCCAGCTCAGTTAGATAGCATCGATTTCCAAGTCTACACGAAAGATGGAACCCTCGTAGCATCTGGTTCAATTCCATATACAAACACAATTCCACCAAATTCTAACAAGAATATTGCCTTAAATTTCAATATACCTTGGACTGGGGGTGGCAAACTCATCTTAGAAAAGTTAAAAGGTTTCTTCACAGAGCAGAAAACCCAATTAAAAGTCACAGGAACAGTATACATCGACTTAAAAGCTACAAAAATCCCAATACCGTTTTCTAGATGGGTAACAGTTTGA
- a CDS encoding winged helix-turn-helix transcriptional regulator translates to MVNSTELLIKKISKKPNITILFALKTGRKKWSELEKLLNKKYVHQGIKELLDLGLIQIVIIRDSPTGTKYYELTPLGKRIVELIEEMEKEFEKYHSKAPSRDPKKFINKLLVDK, encoded by the coding sequence GTGGTAAACTCAACTGAGTTGCTGATCAAAAAAATCTCCAAGAAACCAAATATAACAATACTATTTGCTCTCAAAACTGGTAGAAAAAAATGGAGTGAATTAGAAAAACTTCTCAATAAAAAATATGTCCATCAAGGTATTAAGGAACTCCTCGACCTCGGCTTAATCCAGATTGTGATTATTCGAGACTCTCCAACGGGAACAAAATATTACGAACTAACTCCTCTCGGAAAAAGGATTGTAGAACTTATAGAAGAGATGGAAAAGGAGTTTGAAAAATACCATTCTAAGGCACCATCAAGAGACCCTAAGAAATTTATCAACAAATTGTTAGTAGATAAGTAA
- a CDS encoding NCS2 family permease has product MSFFEEYFEFRKYNTDVRTEVLAGLTTFMTMAYIIFVNPAILSDAIGKEAIPSLVTATALSAGVATIIMGLYAKKPFALAPGMGLNAYFAYSVVLGMGYPWQVALAAVFVEGIIFIILSVTKFRTLVIDAIPVSQKYAIGAGIGLFLTLIGMKNAGIVVGSEATLVTLGVENFAKPEFWVAMLGLVIAAGLMVRRIPGALLIAIIVATIVAVAVGVAPPPKSLFALPTLEHTLFKMDLAGLINFGAFGIVFAFFMVDFFDTLGTVAGLSAKAGFMREDGSIPDSEKILLTDAIGTTFGAVLGTSTVTTYIESAAGIEEGGRTGLTALVVGILFLIIGLFVSPIAAIIPAAATAPALILVGFLMLTVVRDIDFDDLTEALPAFIALVTIPYTFSIAHGIGAGFISYAVLKLIAGRGREVHWLLYILAIVFAIYFLYEGGLITF; this is encoded by the coding sequence ATGAGTTTCTTCGAAGAGTATTTTGAATTTAGGAAATACAACACCGACGTTAGAACAGAAGTGTTAGCAGGTTTAACAACTTTCATGACCATGGCGTACATAATCTTCGTAAATCCAGCAATTTTGAGCGACGCAATAGGGAAAGAAGCTATTCCGAGCTTGGTAACAGCTACAGCCCTTTCTGCTGGCGTAGCAACGATCATCATGGGGCTTTACGCCAAAAAGCCCTTCGCTCTCGCTCCCGGAATGGGTCTAAATGCGTACTTTGCTTACTCTGTCGTCCTCGGAATGGGTTATCCGTGGCAGGTCGCTCTGGCTGCAGTGTTCGTTGAGGGAATCATTTTCATCATACTCAGCGTAACGAAGTTCAGAACGCTCGTAATAGATGCAATCCCCGTCTCGCAAAAGTATGCGATAGGTGCTGGAATTGGGTTGTTTTTAACGCTTATAGGGATGAAAAACGCCGGGATAGTTGTCGGAAGCGAAGCGACTCTCGTCACTCTTGGAGTTGAAAACTTCGCCAAGCCGGAGTTTTGGGTGGCGATGCTCGGATTGGTAATAGCAGCAGGTCTGATGGTTAGAAGAATTCCGGGAGCTTTGCTCATAGCGATCATCGTGGCAACTATCGTGGCTGTTGCTGTGGGAGTCGCTCCCCCACCAAAAAGCCTCTTCGCTTTGCCTACTCTCGAACACACGCTTTTCAAGATGGATTTAGCTGGATTGATTAACTTCGGAGCGTTTGGAATAGTCTTCGCCTTCTTCATGGTGGACTTCTTCGACACTCTCGGAACAGTAGCTGGGCTTAGCGCAAAAGCAGGATTCATGAGAGAGGATGGATCAATTCCGGACAGCGAGAAGATTCTGCTAACAGACGCTATAGGAACGACCTTCGGAGCTGTCCTCGGAACTTCGACCGTAACGACCTACATAGAGAGTGCTGCCGGTATAGAGGAGGGAGGAAGAACTGGACTGACAGCATTAGTTGTGGGAATCCTCTTCCTAATCATAGGGCTTTTCGTCTCTCCGATAGCGGCGATAATTCCGGCAGCAGCCACAGCTCCGGCTTTGATCTTGGTCGGTTTTCTAATGCTGACAGTGGTGAGAGACATAGACTTCGACGATCTGACAGAAGCTCTTCCGGCATTCATAGCTCTCGTGACGATTCCCTACACGTTCTCGATAGCTCACGGAATCGGAGCCGGATTTATCAGCTACGCAGTTCTGAAGCTCATAGCCGGAAGAGGGAGGGAAGTGCACTGGCTTCTGTACATTCTGGCGATAGTCTTCGCTATATACTTCCTCTACGAGGGAGGACTAATAACCTTCTAA